GCCCGTTACCTGGCTGGCGCCCTCAATGGCCAAAATATCTTTGTTCCAGGCAAAGTCAATCTTGTTATTGGCGAAGGCCACCTTTTGGATGGAATCGGCCGCCCTTAAAACATTGCGCCGGTGGATTACGGTCACCTTGGAGGCCAGGCCTGCCAGGTAAACGGCCTCCTGTACCGCCGAATCGCCGCCGCCCAGCACCGCCACCGGCTGGTTTTTGAAAAAAGCCCCGTCGCAGACGGCGCAGTAGGAGACCCCCTTGCCCAGCAATTCCTTTTCGCCCGGCACGCCCAGGGTCTTGGGCAATGCTCCGGTGGCGATGATCAAGGCCCGGGATTTTATGGTGCGGCCGTCGGAAAGTTTTATCAACAGGTATTTATTTTCGGGAACGACGCTTTCGGCCTGGGCGGAAATGACCTCGGCCCCGAACTTTTTGGCCTGCTGTTCCATCCTTTGGGCCAGTTCATAGCCCGAGATGCCTTCGGGAAATCCGGGATAGTTGTCGATCCGCTCGGTGTTGGCCACCAGGCCGCCGGGCATCATCTTTTCTATGA
This genomic window from candidate division TA06 bacterium contains:
- the trxB gene encoding thioredoxin-disulfide reductase, giving the protein MSDTKNYDITILGAGPAGLTAGLYTGRGGLKTAIIEKMMPGGLVANTERIDNYPGFPEGISGYELAQRMEQQAKKFGAEVISAQAESVVPENKYLLIKLSDGRTIKSRALIIATGALPKTLGVPGEKELLGKGVSYCAVCDGAFFKNQPVAVLGGGDSAVQEAVYLAGLASKVTVIHRRNVLRAADSIQKVAFANNKIDFAWNKDILAIEGASQVTGVKIMDKQTLKEGMIPVSGAFIYVGYQPSSDLVRRLVKTDEQGYIITDDRMATSLPGIFACGDVRQKLVRQVSSAVGDAAAAAIAAQQYIKFL